TGAGGATTGGGATATCGTAGTAGCGGGACAACGTGTGCAAGTAATTAAAGATACTGAGGCTAACGGTAAAGGAACACTTCAATTTGGAACAGAAGTGGTAACTGCCGCAGATGGCTCGATAGCTGCATTATTAGGTGCTTCTCCAGGTGCATCTACTGCCGTACACGTTATGCTTGAAATCATGACTCGATGTTTCCCGGAACAAATCAAGGAATGGGAACCGAAAATCAAAGAAATGATCCCTTCTTATGGGTTGTCGTTAATGGAAAACCCAGAGCTTTTCCAACAAATTCATGCGTCAACTGCAAGATCACTTGGCTTGAATGAAAGTTCGCCGGAACGCGTTCATTAAACTATTTTATACAAAAAGAACCTTCGATCTTAGGATTGAAGGTTCTTTTCACGATTAGGGCCAACCTGATTCTTAGCAACAAAGAGAGGATTTCTCACAATTTGTCTATAATTGACTATAAATTAAGAGATGAGAACAGGTAAAATGGAAAGAAAGTAATGTAAACCGTTTACTAGTTTGATGACAGTTAATCCAGGGGTATTCAGAAATATACTATAGAATAAAGGAGTACTAGAATGCGTTCACCGATAAATTTCTTACGCGTGGCAGGAATAGTAGATGGGATTTCTTTGTTGACCTTATTATTCATCGCTATGCCCTTAAAATATTATGCTGATCTTCCCCTTGCTGTCACTATTAACGGCAGTATACACGGGGGGATTTTCGTGTTATACATCGTTACGATTTTATACGCAGCACTCCGTATCCAATGGTCTATTGGCTGGTCAATTACAGCCTTGCTTGCAGCATTTATACCATTTGGGAATTTTATTTTTGATTTTTATTTAAAAAAACTACAGCATCGTTATACGGTAAAGCCATTTAAGATGTCATGGATCGTCTATTGTATTATTTTCTTCTCATTTATTGATCTATTTGTGCAGCTTCCGGTTATGAGTACATTTGCGACATCTGTTGGAGCAAGTACAGTTATCGCTGGAATTGTAGTCGGCTTGTATTCATTTACGAATTCCTTTGGGAATGTTGCTTCAGGTATGTTAACGGATAAGGTCGGTCCATTGCGGATTATGTTAGTTGGATTAGGTACAACAAGTGCTGCGCTTTTTGCGTACCAACTGGTTGATGATCCCTTGACTTTACTAGTTGTACGTTCGTTGCATGGGTTTTTTAGTGGATTAATCGTACCAGCAGCCTTTACGTTATTGGCCAATACAACCGCAAACAATGAGCAAGGCAGTAAAAGTGCGATTACGGGTTCAATTGTAGGGATTGCTGCGATTGTGGGTCCGGCTTTTGGTGGAATAATGGCGAGCAAAACCTCGGTTCCAAATGTATTTACCTTTGTGGGGATTCTAGGGAGTCTTTTGATCGTTGGTGCAGCCTTTTTAAGGCATCTAAATAAGAGTAAGGAAAAAAGTAATGAGCGTCGGCTGTCATTTAGCTGGAACTCTGGCGTACAAAAAGCTTTTATGGGCGCTTTCTTCCTAATGTTCTCTCAAGGTGTACTGGCTTATCTGCTGCCGCTGTATGTGGAATCACTTGGGTTTAGTTCACGAATGTCAGGAACACTGTTGAGTATGTTTGGGATTGTAGCGGTACTGGTCTTTATCTTACCGACCAATCGTTTGTTTGATCGTGTGTCTCCAGTGCATACCCTAATGATTGGGGTGGGAATATTAGCAACATGTCAATTGTTAATCGGTCAAATGACGACTACGATTACGTTATACAGTGTGATGGCACTCTACGGAGTGGGATTCGCCTTTTTATTTCCTTCCATTAATACGCTGTTGATTCAATCAACAACGCCAGAAATGCGCGGACAGGCTTATGGTTATTTTTACGCTTTTTTCTCCATTGGTGTGGTTGTCGGATCATCCGTACTGGGTCTGCTGCCACTAAGCATTAGAGGAAGCTTTTTACTTGCCGGTATGGTACTTGTGCTGTTTTTCATTTTTGTCTTAATTGATATACGAAAAAAAGAAACGGTACAGCATTCTGAATTAGACAGGTAGAAAGAAACAGAGCCTGCATCCCCTGTTCAAATTTATCTAGCAATCTGATAAGCTAATAGTAAATAGTGAATAGAAGGGTGAAGGTGTCATGATAAAAGAATTTAAGGCTTTTGTTTCTAAAGGGAATGTTCTCGATCTTGCTATCGCTGTAGTGATGGGCGCTGCATTTGGGAAAATCGTATCATCCCTCGTAGAAAATATTATTACTCCGCTTGTTGGTATTTTACTAGGAGGAGTGAATTTTTCGGAAATGTCCTATCCAGTAGGAGATGCAAGTATTCGATATGGATCATTTATTCAAGCGATAATCGATTTCCTCATTATCTCATTTGCGATTTTCATGTTTATGAAGATAGCCAATTCTCTTTTTAGAAAAAAAGAAGAAGTCAAAGAAGTAGTCGTAGAAGTACCAGCCACCGAACAATATTTAAAAGAAATTCGTGATCTTCTGCAGCAAAATGCAAGACAGGATGAGAGACAATAGGAAAAAGAGGTCCGTTGCTTTCGTTTTTATAGGAAATCATACAACTAGTTAATAAATTTAGGAGATAGGCTGCAAACTTGCGGCCTTTTAGTTGTGTTTGGAAAAATTCTTTACTATGAAATCGATGGAGATACACTCAACTTTTTTGTTTATATAAGAAGAAGTCAGGGCTAAGGTTGTAATCGATTTCATATAAAAAAGTTGAAATGGTTGATGTTTACACGTTCTTTGGAAAGGTTAAAGTATTACTAGAAATCATCATAGAGGAGGAATTAACTTGAATATTTATGAACAGCAAAAAGAAGGACAACCTGGACAGACTCAGCCGCAGCAACCTGGAATTGAATCTGAGATGACCCCGCTTCCAGTACAACCGATTGATTACATAGGCAGTGGGAAGTTGAAAGAACGGGTCGCTTTAATTACGGGCGGGGACAGTGGAATTGGAAGAGCTGTTGCGATTGCATATGCGAAAGAAGGGGCTCACGTTGTGGTGAACTATTTGAACGAACACAGCGATGCTGAAGAGACAAAGGCACTAGTTGAAGCAGAAGGCGTTCGCTGTCTTTTACTTCCGGCAGATGTTTCCGAAGAGAAAAATTGCAAGGAGCTCGTACAAAAAACAATTGATGAATTCGGGAAGCTGGATATCCTCGTTAATAATGCGGCGGTGCAGTACCCGACAGAGAACATTGAAGATATTACGGCTGAACAGTGGGATAAGACGTTCCGCACGAATATTCATTCTGTTTTCTATATGAGTAAGCATGCTGTTCCACACATGAAACAAGGGAATACCATTATCAATACGACTTCCATCAACCCTTACAGAGGCCATGCAATATTGATGGATTACACAGCTACAAAAGGAGCAATCGTCGGGTTTACGCGAAGCCTAGCTCAGAACTTGGCAGAAAAAGGAATCCGGGTCAACATGGTTGCACCAGGCCCAATCTGGACACCACTAATTCCGGCTACATTTAATGAAAAACAGGTAGCGGAATTTGGCAGTGATGCACCTCTTGGACGCCCAGGACAGCCGGCCGATCATGCTGGAGCATATGTATTACTGGCATCTGATGAAAGTGCATATATTACGGGACAATGCATTCATATTAATGGCGGAATTACCATGTCTTCGTAAATGATTAAGATAGTATGATAAAACAGGCTGCTGAGGAAATACTTGCAGCCTGTTTTTTTCTTTCATTAATACAAGAACGTACGTTTTGTTAAAATCTGGATTTATGTTATGCTTTGTAATATTAGAGAAAAAGAGGGGAAAAGAATGAGTGAAATTAGTAATCTACGTAACTATTCATCTTGGTTAGAGACCCTAGTAGATTTGGATGAAACATTATGGTCTAAACCGATATCTAAAGGCAAATGGTCGGTAAGTGAAATAATAGCTCATATTACTGCTTGGGATCATCATCTATTGTCCGAAGTCATTCCATCTGTAAAGAAGGAAAAGGGGATGGAATTTCCTGATTTTGAACCCTTTAATAAAAAGGCATCTGATTATGCAAAATCCGGCATATCACAGTCAACGCTGCTTATAGAAGCAAAAGATACTAGGGAACTACTTGTGAAAGAACTTAATGAAATTCCTGCAGAAAAGTTAAACAAATCATTAACCTCAAATGGTGTAACTCACTGCCCGCATACGGGAACGCCTTATTCGCTTAAACATATTGTTAAAGAATTTACAGACCACGATCATCATCATAAAGAACAAATTATTCATTTCCTTAAGAAGAATAGCTTTGTAGGTAAGTAGTTTTTTGGACTTCTAACACATGGGTTCACGTAAGAAAAGGAACTTCGTCACGTATAGTGGCTGGGTTCTTTTTTATTTTGAGTAAAATTTCTTTCGATTTTATTAGTAAAAAAATAGTTGTTTTGTCCTAATACATGCATACCTTATATGAAGGACAGAGTGTCTGTTTCGTGAAAAGGAACTTTGTCTGCTTGGATGTAAGGTTATCTATCAAATTATTGGTTTATATAAATCCTTTTACACTTTGTCTAATGTAATACTATGGTAATGGTTATATAATGTTATAAAACATAACATGAGTTATCGTAGAGAATTGAATTGTATACAAAGGAGTGATTTTTAATGGCGATAAGAAGAGAGAGCCTTCCAGAAATTGAGTTCGAGCATGTGAGCATGCGTTATCAAACGGATGCCGCAGAGATTTTAGCGCTTGAAGATGTGAGTGTCAATATTCAAAAAGGAGAATTTGTCTCATTGCTCGGGCCTTCAGGTTGTGGAAAAACCACTTTGCTCAGAATTATGGCTGATTTGATTCAGCCAACTAGCGGCGAAGTGAAAATCGCAGGAGAAACAGCGAAGGAAGCTAGGCTAGCCCAAAAGTATGGAATTGTGTTTCAAAGTCCTGTTTTGTATGATTGGCGAAAAGTAAAACAAAACATTTCACTTCCGTTAGAAATGATGGGTATGACTAAAATTGAAAAAGAGAAGCGCATACACAATTTATTAGAATTAGTAGGCCTAGAGAAATTTAAGGACAAATATCCTTGGCAGCTTAGCGGGGGGATGCAGCAGCGTGTGGCGATTGCACGAGCACTAGCGATGGAGCCAGAGATTTTACTGATGGATGAACCTTTTTCTGCTTTGGATGAATTTTCTCGAGAACGTTTAAATGAAGAACTATTGTCAATCTGGAGTAAGTTTGGGAATACCGTGGTTTTTGTTACACATAGTATTTCTGAAGCCATCTTTCTTTCTGATCGTGTCTTTGTGCTATCTCCGCATCCGGGAAGACTTTCTGCAATTGTAGAAATTGATCTTCCTCGTCCTCGAACAAAAGAAATGAGAAATAGTCCGGAATTTTATCAGCTTATTTCTGATATTCGAAGCAGCTTTGAAGGGGTATAGAGGATGAAAAACTACATACAGCTAAAACGTTGGACACCAACATTCATCTGGATTGTAGGGCTTCTTGTTATCTGGCAAATCTGTTCATGGTTTCTGCTGCAGGTATTACAAGTGCCTCTAGCTCAATCAAAACTGCCTTATATTCATGAATTAATGTTTACGATGATGGAATATGGAAGCACGCTTTTTTCTGAGGGATGGGTTACCTTTACAAACGCAGCAATTGGTTTCGGATTGGGTGCTGTGGTAGGAACCTTATTAGCGATTTTAATGAGTTTATCGAAATGGGTAGAACAATTAACTTTTCCGTACGCAGTTGGATCCCAAATGATTCCCATCTTAGGTTTGGCTCCTATTGTCTATGGAATCGTGCACGATGATCAATTATCAAGAATTATTATTGCTGCTTATATTACTTTTTTCCCTGTGGCACTAAATGTGTTAAGAGGTTTACGCAGCGCAGATCCAGCCGCTGTTGAACTTATGCATTCTTATGCGGCTAAGCCTTGGACTGTTTATTCAAAACTTCGCTTTCCAGCAGCCTTGCCTGGCTTGTTTAGCGGGTTGAAAATTGCGGCTCCATTAGCGGTAACAGGAGCAATCCTTGTTGAATTAATGGGTGCTACAAATGGCTTGGGGGTTATTATGCTTCGCAATCTTTATTATGGTCCATCTCATAATTACATGTTTTGGTTAACGGTTATTGCAGGAGCGTTACTCGGGATTTTCAGCTATTTATTAATAACATTCATTGAACGTATTGTTGCTCCCTGGCAGCCGGAATTTCGGTCAACAGGAGGTGATGAGTAAATGGTAGGTAAACCAGCAGAAAAGAGCGTGAGTTGGGAACTTGAAACGGTTTCAAGTTCCCAATCAATACGTGTAATCAATCCAAGGGTGCAAACTCGTAGGAACAAAATAGGGAAAATTCGTAAAGCAGTACTCCCGCTTGCAGCAGGTATTTTATTTATGCTGTTATGGGAGTGGCAAGTGTTCCATCGTATTCTCCAGCTGCAAACGTACCAACTTCCATTACCTTCTGCTATCTGGGAAGCGATATCAGTAAATTGGGAAACGTTGCTGACCTATACAAGATATACCTTTATCGAGGCAGCAACAGGTATGGTGATTGGTTCGTCAATTGGATTTGTTTTCGCATTATTTGCAGCTTCTTGGCCTAAATGGGGGAAAGGCGGATTGTCGGTTGTTGTGGCTGTAAATGCAGTACCCATTGTTGCTTTGGCACCGATCATGAATCTTTGGTTTAGTGATGGAATGGGGTCAAGGATTGCAATTGTTAC
The Peribacillus sp. FSL H8-0477 genome window above contains:
- a CDS encoding ABC transporter permease, which codes for MKNYIQLKRWTPTFIWIVGLLVIWQICSWFLLQVLQVPLAQSKLPYIHELMFTMMEYGSTLFSEGWVTFTNAAIGFGLGAVVGTLLAILMSLSKWVEQLTFPYAVGSQMIPILGLAPIVYGIVHDDQLSRIIIAAYITFFPVALNVLRGLRSADPAAVELMHSYAAKPWTVYSKLRFPAALPGLFSGLKIAAPLAVTGAILVELMGATNGLGVIMLRNLYYGPSHNYMFWLTVIAGALLGIFSYLLITFIERIVAPWQPEFRSTGGDE
- a CDS encoding DinB family protein; this encodes MSEISNLRNYSSWLETLVDLDETLWSKPISKGKWSVSEIIAHITAWDHHLLSEVIPSVKKEKGMEFPDFEPFNKKASDYAKSGISQSTLLIEAKDTRELLVKELNEIPAEKLNKSLTSNGVTHCPHTGTPYSLKHIVKEFTDHDHHHKEQIIHFLKKNSFVGK
- a CDS encoding MFS transporter, whose product is MRSPINFLRVAGIVDGISLLTLLFIAMPLKYYADLPLAVTINGSIHGGIFVLYIVTILYAALRIQWSIGWSITALLAAFIPFGNFIFDFYLKKLQHRYTVKPFKMSWIVYCIIFFSFIDLFVQLPVMSTFATSVGASTVIAGIVVGLYSFTNSFGNVASGMLTDKVGPLRIMLVGLGTTSAALFAYQLVDDPLTLLVVRSLHGFFSGLIVPAAFTLLANTTANNEQGSKSAITGSIVGIAAIVGPAFGGIMASKTSVPNVFTFVGILGSLLIVGAAFLRHLNKSKEKSNERRLSFSWNSGVQKAFMGAFFLMFSQGVLAYLLPLYVESLGFSSRMSGTLLSMFGIVAVLVFILPTNRLFDRVSPVHTLMIGVGILATCQLLIGQMTTTITLYSVMALYGVGFAFLFPSINTLLIQSTTPEMRGQAYGYFYAFFSIGVVVGSSVLGLLPLSIRGSFLLAGMVLVLFFIFVLIDIRKKETVQHSELDR
- a CDS encoding ABC transporter permease, with translation MVGKPAEKSVSWELETVSSSQSIRVINPRVQTRRNKIGKIRKAVLPLAAGILFMLLWEWQVFHRILQLQTYQLPLPSAIWEAISVNWETLLTYTRYTFIEAATGMVIGSSIGFVFALFAASWPKWGKGGLSVVVAVNAVPIVALAPIMNLWFSDGMGSRIAIVTITTMSAMAINAYKGMTMVDPLALDLMHSYAAKKHKVFKYLRIANSLPFVFTALKINTTASMIGAIVGEFFFSSQGLGYLLSNSIKVAKMPLGWACIVMAAIVGVVFYLLVERVEKVFLKWHPSERN
- the mscL gene encoding large conductance mechanosensitive channel protein MscL, which encodes MIKEFKAFVSKGNVLDLAIAVVMGAAFGKIVSSLVENIITPLVGILLGGVNFSEMSYPVGDASIRYGSFIQAIIDFLIISFAIFMFMKIANSLFRKKEEVKEVVVEVPATEQYLKEIRDLLQQNARQDERQ
- a CDS encoding ABC transporter ATP-binding protein: MAIRRESLPEIEFEHVSMRYQTDAAEILALEDVSVNIQKGEFVSLLGPSGCGKTTLLRIMADLIQPTSGEVKIAGETAKEARLAQKYGIVFQSPVLYDWRKVKQNISLPLEMMGMTKIEKEKRIHNLLELVGLEKFKDKYPWQLSGGMQQRVAIARALAMEPEILLMDEPFSALDEFSRERLNEELLSIWSKFGNTVVFVTHSISEAIFLSDRVFVLSPHPGRLSAIVEIDLPRPRTKEMRNSPEFYQLISDIRSSFEGV
- a CDS encoding SDR family oxidoreductase encodes the protein MNIYEQQKEGQPGQTQPQQPGIESEMTPLPVQPIDYIGSGKLKERVALITGGDSGIGRAVAIAYAKEGAHVVVNYLNEHSDAEETKALVEAEGVRCLLLPADVSEEKNCKELVQKTIDEFGKLDILVNNAAVQYPTENIEDITAEQWDKTFRTNIHSVFYMSKHAVPHMKQGNTIINTTSINPYRGHAILMDYTATKGAIVGFTRSLAQNLAEKGIRVNMVAPGPIWTPLIPATFNEKQVAEFGSDAPLGRPGQPADHAGAYVLLASDESAYITGQCIHINGGITMSS